In Serratia liquefaciens ATCC 27592, the genomic stretch GTTGCCGGTAACCCTGCCAAAGCGACAAAAATCACTAAAACCAAGCGTTAATCATTATTTTCGTTTCACGACCGCAATCGTGCTGTTGATATTAAATATTTGTTTTTAAACAAAACCCCACATTTCTTGCCCTCGGGGTTATGAGTAACTACATTAACAACTGTACTTCAACTCACCTGAGGAGAGAAATCCTATGAAAGCAGCCGTAGTGACTAAAGACCACAGTGTCGATATTCAGGATAAACAGCTTCGTCCACTGAAACACGGTGAGGCCGCGCTGAAAATGGAGTGTTGCGGCGTTTGCCATACCGATCTTCACGTCAAAAATGGCGATTTTGGCGAAGTGCCCGGCATCACCCTAGGGCACGAAGGGATTGGGGTAGTCACCGCCGTAGGTGAAGGTGTCACCTCGTTGAAAGTCGGAGATCGCACCAGCGTCGCCTGGTTTTATCAGGGATGTGGTCATTGCGAATATTGCGTTAATGGTAACGAAACGCTGTGCCGCTCGGTGAAAAATGCCGGTTACAGCGTCGACGGCGGTATGGCGGAAGAGTGCATCGTAGTGGCGGACTATGCGGTCAAGGTGCCGGATGGCCTGGACTCCTTTGCAGCCAGCAGCATTACCTGTGCCGGTGTCACTACCTATAAGGCGGTGAAAATTTCCGACATCAAACCGGGGCAGTGGATCGCGATTTACGGCCTGGGCGGCTTGGGCAACCTGGCATTGCAGTATGCCAAGAACGTGTTCAACGCCAAAGTGATCGCCATTGACGTCAACCAGGGGCAGTTGGATTTCGCCAAAGAAATCGGCGCCGATCTGGTCATCAACTCCAAAACTGAAAACGCCGAAGAAATCATTCAGCAAAAAGTCGGTGGCGCGCATGCTGCCGTAGTCACCGCGGTGGCGCGTTCAGCCTTTAATTCTGCGGTCAATGCGGTTCGCGCAGGGGGCAAAGTGGTCGCTGTGGGGCTACCGCCAGAGAGTATGGATCTGAGCATTCCACGCTTGGTATTGGACGGTATTCAGGTTGTGGGCTCGTTGGTGGGAACCCGTGAAGACCTTAAGGAAGCTTTCCAGTTTGCCGCCGAAGGCAAAGTGACGCCGAAAGTGACCAAGCGTCCATTGGGCGACATCAACGCGATCTTCGAAGAGATGAAGTCGGGCACTATCCGTGGCCGCATGGTTATCGATCTCTCCGCATCATAATCCCGCGCAAATAACTAAGGCCACCGAGGTGGCCTTAGTTTGCAGTAACGCTAAAAATCAAAACAGCCCGAGCGGCTTACTGTCGTAACTGACCAACAGGTTTTTGACCTGCTGGTAATGCGACAGCGCTACCTTGTGGGTCTCGCGGCCGACGCCGGAGTTTTTGTAACCGCCGAAGGCAGCATGCGCCGGATACAGGTGATAACAGTTGGTCCACACGCGTCCGGCCTTGATGGCGCGCCCCATGCGATAGGCGCGATTTACGTCGCGGGTCCACAAACCGGCACCCAGCCCGAACTCACTGTCGTTGGCCAATGCCAGTGCTTCGGCTTCGTCTTTGAAGGTGGTCACGCCGATCACCGGTCCGAAGATCTCTTCACGGAAGAAACGCATGCTGTTATTGCCGGTGATTAAGGTGGGCTGCAGATAAAAACCGCTTTGCAAAGTTTGCTCATGGCTGGCGCGCTCGCCGCCGGCAATGATTTTTCCGCCTTCGTTTTTAGCGATCTCGATGTAAGACAGGATCTTGTCGAACTGCTGCTGAGACGCCTGAGCACCGATCATGGTGTCGGTGTCAAAGGGGTCACCCTGGCGAATGGTGGTGATGCGCGCCAGCACTTTTTCCATAAATTGCGGGTAAATCGATTCCTGAATCAGGGCGCGCGAAGGGCAGGTACAGACTTCACCCTGGTTGAAGAAGCCAAGAATCAGCCCCTCAACCGCCTTGTCGATGAATTCGGGTTCCGCCTGCATGATGTCTTCAAAGAAGATGTTAGGCGATTTACCGCCCAGCTCCACGGTGCTGGGAATGATATTTTCCGCCGCGCAGGCCAGAATATGGCGGCCTACCGGGGTTGAACCGGTAAAGGCGATTTTGTCGATACGCTTGCTGGTTGCCAATGCCTCACCGGCTTCTTTACCGAAACCGTGAACCACATTGAGCACGCCCGGCGGCAGCAAGTCACCAATCATTTCCAGCAGCACGCAGATGCTGAGCGGGGTTTGCTCCGCCGGTTTAAGCACCACGCAGTTGCCGGCGGCCAGCGCCGGGGCTAGTTTCCATGCGGCCATCAACAGCGGGAAGTTCCAGGGAATAATCTGCCCAACCACGCCCAGAGGCTCATAGATATGGTAGGCCACGGTGTTTTGATCGATCTCAGCGGCGGTGCCTTCCTGTGCACGCAAACAGCCGGCGAAATAGCGGAAGTGGTCGATCGCCAGCGGAATGTCCGCGTTCAGCGTTTCGCGGATCGGTTTGCCGTTGTCCCAGCTTTCGGTCAGTGCCAGCAATTCGAGCTTTGACTCCATACGATCGGCGATCGCCAGCAGCACATTAGACCTTTCCTGAACGCTGGCTTTCCCCCAGGTTTCGGCTGCGGCATGCGCCGCATCCAGCGCTTGTTCGATATCTTTCGCGTCGGAGCGCGGGAATTCGGCGACAGTCTGACCTGTCATCGGGGAGGTGTCGGTGAAGTAGTTGCCTGAAACGGGTTCGACAAATTTGCCGCCAATGTAGTTGCCGTAGCGCTGTTTGAAAGAGACCAACGAACCAGGCAAACCAGGATGAACGTATTTCATGTAACACCTCTCATGGGAACGGAGACTGTAAGGGTGGTGCCTGATAGCCGGCACTCTAC encodes the following:
- the adhP gene encoding alcohol dehydrogenase AdhP, whose translation is MKAAVVTKDHSVDIQDKQLRPLKHGEAALKMECCGVCHTDLHVKNGDFGEVPGITLGHEGIGVVTAVGEGVTSLKVGDRTSVAWFYQGCGHCEYCVNGNETLCRSVKNAGYSVDGGMAEECIVVADYAVKVPDGLDSFAASSITCAGVTTYKAVKISDIKPGQWIAIYGLGGLGNLALQYAKNVFNAKVIAIDVNQGQLDFAKEIGADLVINSKTENAEEIIQQKVGGAHAAVVTAVARSAFNSAVNAVRAGGKVVAVGLPPESMDLSIPRLVLDGIQVVGSLVGTREDLKEAFQFAAEGKVTPKVTKRPLGDINAIFEEMKSGTIRGRMVIDLSAS
- the exaC gene encoding acetaldehyde dehydrogenase ExaC, which encodes MKYVHPGLPGSLVSFKQRYGNYIGGKFVEPVSGNYFTDTSPMTGQTVAEFPRSDAKDIEQALDAAHAAAETWGKASVQERSNVLLAIADRMESKLELLALTESWDNGKPIRETLNADIPLAIDHFRYFAGCLRAQEGTAAEIDQNTVAYHIYEPLGVVGQIIPWNFPLLMAAWKLAPALAAGNCVVLKPAEQTPLSICVLLEMIGDLLPPGVLNVVHGFGKEAGEALATSKRIDKIAFTGSTPVGRHILACAAENIIPSTVELGGKSPNIFFEDIMQAEPEFIDKAVEGLILGFFNQGEVCTCPSRALIQESIYPQFMEKVLARITTIRQGDPFDTDTMIGAQASQQQFDKILSYIEIAKNEGGKIIAGGERASHEQTLQSGFYLQPTLITGNNSMRFFREEIFGPVIGVTTFKDEAEALALANDSEFGLGAGLWTRDVNRAYRMGRAIKAGRVWTNCYHLYPAHAAFGGYKNSGVGRETHKVALSHYQQVKNLLVSYDSKPLGLF